One genomic segment of Dehalogenimonas alkenigignens includes these proteins:
- a CDS encoding PAS domain S-box protein encodes MKKRKSSLPDQDYRYLFENASDAIWVQDLDGRILYANRAAERLTGYDQDELLDQDVGKFLPDAHSHDIAREVRRRLLAGEDFHQPYEQRIVRRDGSLAIWRMASSLVITEGEVTGFQHIARDVTAERQLQDNMRFYVQEVLRAQEDERKRVARELHDEVSPSLLLLIQRIDAISSNSRLKLSEVMKQKMEDLRVQTVEALESTRRIAQDLRPRILDDLGLIAALEWMADNLIKKHGIEAKVIIVGREQALSSEVQLLLFRIAQEALNNVRKHSDASQVEITVTFGEEKTVVSIADNGKGFSVPLRISDLAAGGKLGLAGMQERAQLIGGHVDLKSDPGHGAVVTVEVPNQGNRCEMPTPSQELERRLRS; translated from the coding sequence ATGAAAAAGAGAAAATCTAGCCTCCCCGACCAGGACTACCGCTACTTATTCGAAAACGCCTCTGACGCCATCTGGGTTCAAGATCTGGACGGGCGGATCCTTTACGCCAACAGGGCTGCCGAGCGGCTTACCGGCTACGATCAGGATGAACTGCTTGATCAGGATGTCGGCAAGTTCCTGCCGGACGCTCATTCTCATGATATCGCCAGGGAAGTCCGCCGCCGACTGCTGGCAGGAGAAGACTTTCACCAGCCTTATGAGCAGCGCATTGTCCGCAGGGACGGTTCGCTGGCGATCTGGCGCATGGCCAGCTCACTCGTGATCACCGAAGGCGAGGTCACCGGATTCCAGCATATCGCCCGGGATGTGACCGCTGAACGGCAGCTCCAGGACAATATGCGTTTCTATGTCCAGGAAGTCCTCCGCGCTCAGGAGGATGAACGCAAACGCGTCGCCCGGGAACTCCACGACGAAGTATCGCCTTCCCTGCTGCTTCTCATCCAGCGTATAGACGCCATTTCAAGCAACAGCCGCCTCAAGCTGTCCGAAGTGATGAAGCAAAAGATGGAAGACCTGAGAGTCCAGACCGTCGAAGCGTTGGAGAGCACCAGGCGCATCGCCCAGGACCTGCGGCCGCGCATCCTGGACGACCTGGGACTCATTGCCGCGTTGGAATGGATGGCCGACAACCTGATCAAAAAACACGGTATTGAAGCCAAGGTCATCATCGTCGGGCGGGAGCAGGCGCTGTCCTCGGAGGTGCAGCTACTCCTCTTCCGCATCGCCCAGGAGGCCCTGAACAACGTCCGCAAGCATTCGGACGCTTCCCAGGTGGAAATCACCGTCACTTTCGGGGAAGAGAAAACCGTTGTGTCTATCGCCGACAATGGCAAGGGCTTCTCAGTGCCGCTGCGCATCAGCGACCTGGCTGCCGGCGGTAAGTTGGGGCTGGCGGGCATGCAGGAACGCGCCCAGCTGATCGGCGGGCATGTTGACCTCAAAAGCGATCCCGGGCACGGTGCGGTGGTCACTGTCGAAGTGCCCAATCAGGGCAACCGCTGCGAAATGCCGACGCCGTCTCAAGAGCTGGAGCGCCGTCTGAGAAGCTAG
- a CDS encoding valine--tRNA ligase: MTDIPSPELPKAYDPSQVEEKWYKFWMEQGYFKPAIDRNKKPFVIIMPPPNVTGELHLGHALTATLEDIMIRWHRMKGDPALWLPGVDHAGIAAQVVVERMLAKEKKTKYDLGREAFTRRMWEWANSCRDTIRKQHMKLGASCDWDREVFTLDEGPSLAVRTTFKNLYDKGLIYRGERIINWCPRCHTAISDLEVDHKDLAGHLWHIKYPLADDPTRFVTVATTRPETMLGDVAVAVHPDDERYRDLVGRTLLLPLVDREIPIVADSVVDMTFGTGAVKTTPAHDPTDFDIAQRHNLPLLNIFNDDATLNKNAGRFAGMDRYAARKVIAEELARMGLLALVQDYSHSVGHCQRCATVTEPLASRQWFVKMEGLAKPAIEAVTSGRIKILPERFIKQYLNWMENIRDWCISRQLWWGHRIPVWYCRSCGEVVVSVDFPEACTGCRSTDIEQDPDVLDTWFSSGLWPHSTLGWPQQTADLEYFYPTAVMETGYDILTFWVSRMITMGLENTGKIPFDTVYLHGLIRDEKGEKMSKVKGNVLNPLALIDKFGTDALRFGITTGNSPGNDIKLSENRLEAGRNFANKLHNAGRFVIAALTKAEGVPPVYPRDLPAEDRWILSRLSRTISQVAAYMEDFQFGEAERTVHDFIWGEFCDWYIELAKIRLQAGTLPSPLPVLLKVLDESLRLLHPFMPFVTEELWQHLRKYLTNPPASIMVAPYPKADEAAVDAAAEAFVEGLIEAVRAIRNVRAEHKVEAGRWIAAEIHAGEQKAPLDCYKAAIETLARVRPFEIIADRFVGESDTARIVLVLKDLEVVLPLSGMIDQEAESRRQATELAETESQVARLSAMLGNPDFLAKAPPQVVAKEKAKLEALEDKLKRLKS, translated from the coding sequence ATGACCGATATTCCCTCTCCTGAACTCCCCAAAGCCTATGACCCCTCCCAGGTGGAAGAAAAGTGGTACAAGTTCTGGATGGAGCAGGGCTACTTCAAGCCCGCCATTGACCGGAACAAGAAACCCTTCGTCATCATCATGCCTCCCCCCAACGTCACCGGCGAACTGCACCTGGGCCATGCCCTGACCGCCACTCTTGAGGACATCATGATCCGCTGGCACCGCATGAAGGGCGATCCCGCCCTGTGGCTGCCCGGCGTTGACCATGCCGGCATCGCCGCCCAGGTGGTGGTGGAGCGCATGCTGGCCAAAGAGAAGAAGACCAAGTACGACCTGGGCCGCGAGGCCTTCACCCGGCGGATGTGGGAGTGGGCCAACTCCTGCCGCGATACTATCAGAAAGCAGCACATGAAGCTGGGCGCCTCCTGCGACTGGGACCGCGAGGTCTTCACCCTGGACGAAGGTCCCAGCCTGGCGGTGCGGACGACGTTTAAAAACCTCTATGACAAAGGCCTCATCTATCGCGGCGAGCGCATCATCAACTGGTGCCCCCGCTGCCACACCGCTATCTCCGACCTCGAGGTTGATCACAAGGATTTAGCCGGCCACCTGTGGCACATCAAGTACCCTCTGGCCGACGACCCGACGCGCTTCGTCACCGTGGCGACGACCCGGCCGGAGACAATGCTCGGCGACGTCGCCGTGGCGGTCCACCCGGACGATGAGCGCTACCGGGATCTGGTCGGCAGGACTCTGCTGCTGCCGCTCGTGGACCGCGAGATCCCCATCGTCGCCGATTCGGTGGTTGACATGACCTTCGGCACCGGCGCGGTCAAGACCACCCCGGCTCATGACCCTACTGACTTCGATATCGCCCAGAGGCACAATCTGCCGCTGCTGAACATCTTCAATGACGATGCGACACTCAACAAGAACGCCGGGCGTTTTGCCGGCATGGACCGCTACGCGGCGCGCAAAGTCATCGCCGAAGAACTGGCCCGGATGGGATTACTGGCGCTGGTTCAGGATTACAGCCATTCGGTGGGGCATTGCCAGCGCTGCGCCACCGTGACCGAGCCGCTGGCTTCCCGCCAGTGGTTCGTCAAGATGGAAGGCCTGGCCAAACCCGCCATCGAGGCGGTCACTTCCGGCCGGATAAAGATCCTGCCCGAAAGATTCATCAAACAATATCTCAACTGGATGGAGAACATCCGTGACTGGTGCATCTCCCGCCAGCTGTGGTGGGGCCACCGCATCCCGGTATGGTACTGCCGCTCCTGCGGCGAGGTAGTCGTTTCAGTCGATTTTCCAGAAGCATGCACCGGGTGCCGCTCGACGGACATTGAGCAGGACCCGGATGTGCTGGACACCTGGTTCTCTTCCGGCCTGTGGCCTCACTCTACCCTCGGCTGGCCGCAGCAGACCGCGGACCTCGAGTATTTCTACCCCACCGCCGTCATGGAGACCGGCTACGACATTTTAACCTTCTGGGTGTCCCGGATGATCACCATGGGTCTCGAAAATACCGGCAAGATTCCCTTCGACACGGTGTATCTCCACGGCCTCATCCGCGACGAAAAGGGCGAGAAGATGTCCAAAGTCAAGGGCAACGTGCTGAACCCGCTCGCTTTGATAGATAAATTCGGCACCGACGCCCTCAGATTCGGCATCACCACCGGCAATTCGCCCGGCAACGACATCAAACTGTCGGAGAACCGGCTGGAAGCCGGGCGCAACTTCGCCAACAAGCTCCATAACGCCGGGCGCTTCGTCATCGCCGCCCTGACCAAGGCCGAAGGGGTGCCGCCGGTCTACCCGCGTGACCTACCGGCCGAGGACCGCTGGATACTTTCCCGCCTGTCGCGCACCATCTCCCAGGTGGCGGCATACATGGAGGACTTCCAGTTCGGCGAGGCCGAGAGAACCGTCCACGACTTCATCTGGGGCGAGTTCTGCGACTGGTATATAGAGCTGGCCAAGATCAGGCTGCAAGCCGGGACCTTGCCCTCTCCGCTGCCGGTGCTCTTAAAAGTCCTGGATGAGTCGCTGCGGCTGCTGCATCCCTTCATGCCTTTCGTCACTGAGGAACTGTGGCAGCACCTGCGGAAGTACTTAACGAACCCGCCCGCATCCATCATGGTCGCTCCCTACCCGAAAGCGGATGAGGCGGCCGTGGATGCCGCCGCCGAGGCTTTCGTCGAGGGGCTGATCGAGGCTGTCCGGGCTATCCGCAACGTCCGGGCCGAGCACAAGGTGGAAGCCGGGCGGTGGATCGCTGCGGAGATCCATGCCGGGGAGCAGAAAGCGCCTCTTGACTGCTACAAGGCGGCCATCGAAACGCTGGCCAGGGTGCGACCCTTTGAGATTATTGCTGACCGCTTCGTCGGCGAGAGCGATACGGCGCGTATTGTGCTGGTACTGAAAGACCTCGAAGTCGTGCTGCCGCTGTCCGGTATGATTGACCAGGAGGCGGAGTCGAGACGCCAGGCCACAGAACTGGCCGAAACCGAAAGTCAGGTTGCCCGCCTTTCGGCGATGCTGGGTAACCCTGATTTCCTGGCGAAGGCGCCGCCTCAAGTCGTAGCCAAGGAGAAAGCCAAGCTTGAAGCCCTTGAGGACAAGCTTAAGAGGCTGAAGAGCTAG